Proteins encoded together in one Tripterygium wilfordii isolate XIE 37 chromosome 14, ASM1340144v1, whole genome shotgun sequence window:
- the LOC120015381 gene encoding DYRK-family kinase pom1 isoform X1 encodes MAAPVSNSDMDAVLQFLRQNGLTEAEMALKEDLVEKTELGSFDYEKFMFPMVPPPPPVRIPAITLQLATSRSESNSEFSSDDEFVSVESSTSGLCSSEFINPYGLRSPSQVDSEASSDRLSQFGTARDYSDMQNHICWYDEKGEGYFMSPSFGGSDHFGCPSEDKFIMTSGTAKEKQFEDCVGVYDKSDGFETEASIDCLDKPWVSIMPSMDNKDETQVAGCHHSDRKCELVNSDPYHFSVPLCKFCAGAGAFYGSDPLGCNCHSLKDMGLNDSELKVVGNIPNDCNSDMKDLILNETDDYGNGEVNGKPHELAAPADAENVNDDELNMPATNEDEYEVFNLRIIHRKNRTGFEEHKDLPIVLNTVVGGRYYVTEYLGSAAFSKVVQAHDLHTGMDVCLKIIKNDKDFFDQSLDEIKLLKLVNKHDPADERHILRLYDYFYYQEHLIIVCELLRANLYEFQKFNQESGGEAYFSTRRLQVITRQCLEALQYLHDLGVIHCDLKPENILMKSYRRCQIKVIDLGSSCFESDNLCLYVQSRSYRAPEVILGLPYDQKIDLWSLGCILAELCSGEVLFPNDVIVMILARMIGMLGPIDSEMLVMGQETHKYFTNEYDLYHMNEETKQLEYIIPEESSLEHHLQVTDDELINFLRTLLEINPQRRPTASEALEHPWLSRT; translated from the exons ATGGCTGCTCCGGTGTCAAACTCGGACATGGATGCAGTCCTGCAATTCCTGCGCCAGAACGGTTTGACCGAGGCAGAGATGGCTCTTAAAGAGGATTTGGTTGAGAAAACAGAATTGGGTTCTTTCGATTATGAGAAATTTATGTTCCCGATGGTTCCGCCTCCTCCGCCGGTGAGAATCCCGGCGATTACCCTGCAACTGGCGACTTCTCGATCGGAATCGAATTCTGAGTTTTCCTCGGACGACGAGTTTGTGAGTGTGGAGTCATCCACTAGTGGTTTGTGCTCTTCAG AATTCATCAATCCCTATGGACTACGTTCTCCATCTCAGGTTGATTCTGAAGCCTCATCAGATAGATTATCTCAATTTGGTACAGCACGGGATTACTCAGATATGCAGAATCACATTTGTTGGTATGATGAGAAAGGCGAAGGCTACTTTATGAGTCCTTCCTTTGGAGGGTCTGACCACTTTGGTTGTCCAAGTGAGGATAAGTTTATCATGACTTCAGGGACTGCAAAGGAGAAGCAATTTGAGGATTGCGTTGGTGTATATGACAAATCTGATGGATTTGAAACTGAAGCAAGCATTGATTGCTTGGACAAACCATGGGTTTCTATAATGCCCTCCATGGATAATAAAGATGAAACTCAAGTGGCTGGTTGTCACCATTCCGATAGAAAATGTGAGCTTGTGAATTCTGATCCTTACCACTTTTCAGTCCCCCTTTGCAAATTCTGTGCAGGAGCAGGAGCTTTTTATGGCAGTGATCCTTTGGGTTGCAACTGTCACAGCTTGAAAGATATGGGATTGAATGATTCTGAATTGAAGGTTGTGGGGAATATTCCTAATGACTGCAACTCAGACATGAAAGATTTAATACTAAATGAAACTGACGACTATGGAAATGGTGAAGTAAATGGGAAACCCCATGAGCTTGCAGCTCCTGCAGATGCTGAGAATGTTAATGACGATGAGCTTAATATGCCTGCTACCAATGAggatgagtatgaagtgttcaATCTGCGAATAATACACCGGAAAAACAG GACTGGATTTGAAGAGCACAAAGATCTACCAATTGTGTTAAATACTGTGGTTGGGGGGAGATATTATGTTACGGAGTATCTTGGTTCAGCAGCCTTCAGTAAGGTTGTTCAGGCACACGATCTTCACACTGGAATGGATGTCTGCCTGAAGATTATTAAAAACGACAAGGATTTTTTCGATCAAAGTTTAGATGAAATCAAGCTTTTGAAGCTTGTGAACAAGCATGACCCAGCTGATGAACGGCATATTTTGCGTCTTTATGACTACTTTTACTATCAG GAGCATCTCATCATTGTTTGTGAACTCCTTCGGGCTAACTTGTACGAATTTCAGAAATTTAATCAAGAATCTGGTGGGGAAGCTTATTTTTCAACGAGAAGATTACAG GTCATAACCCGTCAATGCTTGGAGGCATTGCAGTACTTGCATGACTTGGGAGTTATTCATTGTGATTTAAAGCCTGAGAATATTCTTATGAAAAGTTACAGAAGATGTCAGATAAAGGTTATTGACCTTGGAAGCAGTTGCTTTGAGTCGGACAATTTGTGCCTTTATGTACAGTCCCGTTCCTACAGAGCTCCGGAAGTCATTTTAGGCCTCCCATATGACCAGAAAATTGACTTATGGTCTCTTGGTTGTATCCTGGCTGAGCTTTGCTCTGGAGAG GTGCTGTTTCCGAATGATGTGATAGTAATGATCCTTGCACGGATGATTGGGATGTTGGGTCCTATCGACTCAGAGATGCTGGTGATGGGCCAGGAGACTCACAAGTACTTCACCAATGAATATGATCTCTACCACATGAATGAG GAAACAAAGCAGTTAGAATACATAATCCCAGAGGAGTCCTCACTGGAGCATCATCTGCAAGTTACCGACGATGAATTAATCAACTTTCTCAGAACCTTGCTTGAGATCAACCCACAGAGGCGGCCAACTGCAAGCGAGGCACTCGAGCACCCTTGGCTTTCGCGTACATAG
- the LOC120015381 gene encoding serine/threonine-protein kinase ppk15 isoform X2 gives MQNHICWYDEKGEGYFMSPSFGGSDHFGCPSEDKFIMTSGTAKEKQFEDCVGVYDKSDGFETEASIDCLDKPWVSIMPSMDNKDETQVAGCHHSDRKCELVNSDPYHFSVPLCKFCAGAGAFYGSDPLGCNCHSLKDMGLNDSELKVVGNIPNDCNSDMKDLILNETDDYGNGEVNGKPHELAAPADAENVNDDELNMPATNEDEYEVFNLRIIHRKNRTGFEEHKDLPIVLNTVVGGRYYVTEYLGSAAFSKVVQAHDLHTGMDVCLKIIKNDKDFFDQSLDEIKLLKLVNKHDPADERHILRLYDYFYYQEHLIIVCELLRANLYEFQKFNQESGGEAYFSTRRLQVITRQCLEALQYLHDLGVIHCDLKPENILMKSYRRCQIKVIDLGSSCFESDNLCLYVQSRSYRAPEVILGLPYDQKIDLWSLGCILAELCSGEVLFPNDVIVMILARMIGMLGPIDSEMLVMGQETHKYFTNEYDLYHMNEETKQLEYIIPEESSLEHHLQVTDDELINFLRTLLEINPQRRPTASEALEHPWLSRT, from the exons ATGCAGAATCACATTTGTTGGTATGATGAGAAAGGCGAAGGCTACTTTATGAGTCCTTCCTTTGGAGGGTCTGACCACTTTGGTTGTCCAAGTGAGGATAAGTTTATCATGACTTCAGGGACTGCAAAGGAGAAGCAATTTGAGGATTGCGTTGGTGTATATGACAAATCTGATGGATTTGAAACTGAAGCAAGCATTGATTGCTTGGACAAACCATGGGTTTCTATAATGCCCTCCATGGATAATAAAGATGAAACTCAAGTGGCTGGTTGTCACCATTCCGATAGAAAATGTGAGCTTGTGAATTCTGATCCTTACCACTTTTCAGTCCCCCTTTGCAAATTCTGTGCAGGAGCAGGAGCTTTTTATGGCAGTGATCCTTTGGGTTGCAACTGTCACAGCTTGAAAGATATGGGATTGAATGATTCTGAATTGAAGGTTGTGGGGAATATTCCTAATGACTGCAACTCAGACATGAAAGATTTAATACTAAATGAAACTGACGACTATGGAAATGGTGAAGTAAATGGGAAACCCCATGAGCTTGCAGCTCCTGCAGATGCTGAGAATGTTAATGACGATGAGCTTAATATGCCTGCTACCAATGAggatgagtatgaagtgttcaATCTGCGAATAATACACCGGAAAAACAG GACTGGATTTGAAGAGCACAAAGATCTACCAATTGTGTTAAATACTGTGGTTGGGGGGAGATATTATGTTACGGAGTATCTTGGTTCAGCAGCCTTCAGTAAGGTTGTTCAGGCACACGATCTTCACACTGGAATGGATGTCTGCCTGAAGATTATTAAAAACGACAAGGATTTTTTCGATCAAAGTTTAGATGAAATCAAGCTTTTGAAGCTTGTGAACAAGCATGACCCAGCTGATGAACGGCATATTTTGCGTCTTTATGACTACTTTTACTATCAG GAGCATCTCATCATTGTTTGTGAACTCCTTCGGGCTAACTTGTACGAATTTCAGAAATTTAATCAAGAATCTGGTGGGGAAGCTTATTTTTCAACGAGAAGATTACAG GTCATAACCCGTCAATGCTTGGAGGCATTGCAGTACTTGCATGACTTGGGAGTTATTCATTGTGATTTAAAGCCTGAGAATATTCTTATGAAAAGTTACAGAAGATGTCAGATAAAGGTTATTGACCTTGGAAGCAGTTGCTTTGAGTCGGACAATTTGTGCCTTTATGTACAGTCCCGTTCCTACAGAGCTCCGGAAGTCATTTTAGGCCTCCCATATGACCAGAAAATTGACTTATGGTCTCTTGGTTGTATCCTGGCTGAGCTTTGCTCTGGAGAG GTGCTGTTTCCGAATGATGTGATAGTAATGATCCTTGCACGGATGATTGGGATGTTGGGTCCTATCGACTCAGAGATGCTGGTGATGGGCCAGGAGACTCACAAGTACTTCACCAATGAATATGATCTCTACCACATGAATGAG GAAACAAAGCAGTTAGAATACATAATCCCAGAGGAGTCCTCACTGGAGCATCATCTGCAAGTTACCGACGATGAATTAATCAACTTTCTCAGAACCTTGCTTGAGATCAACCCACAGAGGCGGCCAACTGCAAGCGAGGCACTCGAGCACCCTTGGCTTTCGCGTACATAG